A genomic segment from Sulfitobacter mediterraneus encodes:
- a CDS encoding phosphotransferase — translation MTVSAELLARVGALPCFDAPQNIEALGGGITNVNLTVEDQGRKFVVRLGDDILEHGVMRWNELSIARAAAQAGVSPAVHHFEQGVMVLEFVDAAPLAAEDLHDPALLVDVTKMIRAMHRDVEAQVTGPVLSFHVFHILRSYAAFLEANGSSHRPLLPDLMAQADQLQAAVGKIDLVLGHNDLLPANILRGADRLWLIDWEYGGFNTPLFDLGGLATNAGLEPEAEALMLRSYFDAAPDADLMRRYGAMKCASLLRETMWSMVSEITSALEFDYASYSKENLSNYRQAYATQFPARGQS, via the coding sequence ATGACTGTATCTGCCGAACTTTTGGCTCGGGTGGGCGCTCTGCCCTGCTTTGATGCTCCGCAAAATATCGAGGCGTTGGGCGGCGGGATCACCAACGTGAACCTCACGGTCGAGGATCAGGGGCGCAAGTTCGTGGTCCGGCTGGGCGATGACATTCTGGAACACGGGGTCATGCGTTGGAACGAGCTGTCGATTGCACGGGCCGCCGCGCAGGCGGGGGTGTCGCCAGCGGTCCATCACTTTGAACAAGGGGTGATGGTGCTGGAATTTGTTGATGCCGCGCCGCTCGCCGCAGAAGACCTGCATGATCCGGCGCTGTTGGTGGACGTGACCAAAATGATCCGCGCCATGCATCGCGATGTTGAGGCACAGGTCACAGGGCCGGTTTTGTCGTTCCATGTGTTTCACATCCTGCGCAGCTATGCTGCGTTTCTGGAAGCCAACGGATCATCCCACCGGCCCCTTCTGCCGGATTTGATGGCGCAGGCCGATCAACTGCAGGCGGCGGTCGGCAAGATCGATCTGGTGCTGGGCCACAATGATCTGTTGCCCGCCAATATTCTGCGCGGTGCGGACCGGCTTTGGCTGATTGACTGGGAATATGGCGGGTTCAACACGCCCCTGTTTGATCTGGGCGGTCTGGCCACCAACGCGGGGCTGGAGCCGGAGGCAGAGGCGCTGATGCTGCGCAGCTACTTTGACGCCGCGCCCGATGCCGATCTGATGCGGCGCTATGGTGCGATGAAATGCGCCTCCCTGCTGCGCGAAACCATGTGGAGCATGGTGTCCGAAATCACCTCAGCGCTGGAGTTCGACTATGCCAGCTATTCCAAAGAAAACCTGTCCAATTACCGACAGGCCTATGCCACCCAATTCCCTGCAAGAGGCCAATCATGA
- a CDS encoding GcvT family protein, producing MSDFPKTAQAVIVGGGIVGCSTAYHLAKLGWEVVLLERKKLTSGTTFHAAGLVGQLRSSANITQLLGYSVDLYKTLEAETGLGTGWKMNGGLRLACNEERWTEVKRQATTAHSFGLDMQLLTAKEAQDLWPLMQVDDVIGAAYLPTDGQANPSDITQALAKGARMAGARIFEDTKVLSVDVEGGVIKGVETDKGRIDTPIVIACAGQWTRTFAKSVGVNVPLVPMEHQYMVTERIEGVTPDLPTLRDPDRLTYYKEDVGGLVMGGYEPNPKPWAVDGIPKDFHYTLLDSDFDHFEQMIELSLGRVPALQTAGVKQLVNGPESFTPDGNFILGEAPELKNFFVGAGFNAYGIAAGGGAGMALAEWVAKGEPPYDLWPVDIRRFGRPHFDDDWIRTRTVEAYGKHYTMAWPSEEHDSGRPCRKSPLYEHLKAKGAVFGEKLGWERPNWFADTAAGEAQKDIYSFQRPNWHDAVGREHKAAREAAVLFDQTSFAKFTLKGPDAEAALGWIAANNVARPVGSLIYTQMLNDRGGIECDLTVVRMAQDEYYIVTGTGYATHDFDWISRNIPAGMNAQLFDITSSNAVLSLMGPRARDILAAVTRDDVSNDAFRFGTAKTIGIAGCPVNALRVTYVGELGWELHLPVEYATTVYEALHKAGAEHGLVDAGYRAIETLRLEKGYRAWPSDIGPDHTPDEAGLGWAVKMKQNIDFKGRAAIEAQRAGQLRKILTTFTTDPDVILSGRETIYRDGVRVGYLSSGGFGHHVNKSIGMGYVRMDGGLTAEDVMAGDYELEVATERVKAEVSLAPLYDPRMERVKA from the coding sequence ATGAGTGACTTTCCAAAAACGGCGCAGGCCGTCATCGTTGGCGGCGGCATTGTCGGCTGTTCCACGGCGTATCATCTGGCCAAGCTTGGCTGGGAGGTGGTTCTGCTGGAACGCAAAAAGCTGACCTCCGGCACCACATTTCACGCGGCGGGCCTTGTCGGTCAGTTGCGCTCCAGCGCGAATATCACCCAGTTGCTGGGCTATTCGGTGGATCTGTACAAAACGCTGGAGGCCGAAACCGGCCTTGGCACCGGCTGGAAGATGAACGGCGGTTTGCGGCTGGCCTGTAACGAGGAACGCTGGACCGAGGTCAAGCGGCAGGCGACCACCGCGCATTCCTTTGGTCTGGACATGCAGCTTCTGACCGCGAAAGAGGCGCAGGATCTGTGGCCGTTGATGCAGGTCGATGACGTGATCGGCGCGGCCTACCTGCCCACGGACGGGCAGGCCAACCCGTCCGACATCACCCAAGCCTTGGCAAAAGGCGCCCGGATGGCCGGTGCGCGGATCTTTGAAGACACCAAGGTTTTGTCCGTGGATGTTGAAGGCGGCGTGATCAAAGGCGTCGAGACCGACAAGGGCCGGATCGACACGCCCATTGTGATCGCCTGTGCCGGGCAATGGACCCGCACCTTTGCCAAATCGGTGGGGGTCAATGTGCCGCTGGTACCGATGGAGCATCAATACATGGTCACCGAACGGATCGAGGGAGTGACGCCCGATCTGCCAACCCTGCGTGATCCGGACCGCTTGACCTACTACAAGGAAGACGTCGGCGGATTGGTCATGGGCGGTTATGAGCCGAACCCGAAACCATGGGCCGTGGACGGCATTCCCAAGGATTTCCATTATACCCTGCTCGACAGTGATTTTGACCATTTTGAGCAGATGATTGAATTGTCATTGGGCCGGGTGCCCGCCCTGCAAACCGCAGGGGTCAAGCAACTGGTGAACGGGCCGGAAAGCTTTACCCCAGATGGCAACTTCATTCTGGGCGAAGCGCCGGAGCTGAAAAATTTCTTCGTTGGCGCTGGCTTCAACGCCTACGGCATTGCCGCCGGTGGTGGCGCGGGCATGGCCCTGGCCGAATGGGTCGCCAAGGGCGAGCCGCCCTATGATCTGTGGCCCGTGGACATCCGCCGCTTTGGTCGCCCGCATTTTGACGACGATTGGATCCGCACCCGCACGGTTGAGGCCTATGGCAAACACTACACAATGGCATGGCCGTCCGAAGAACATGACAGTGGACGCCCTTGCCGCAAATCCCCGCTCTATGAACATCTCAAGGCCAAGGGTGCGGTGTTTGGCGAAAAGCTGGGTTGGGAACGGCCCAACTGGTTTGCCGATACTGCGGCAGGCGAGGCGCAGAAAGACATCTACAGTTTCCAGCGCCCCAATTGGCATGATGCGGTGGGCCGCGAACACAAGGCAGCCCGAGAGGCAGCGGTGCTGTTTGACCAAACCTCCTTTGCCAAGTTCACCCTCAAAGGCCCCGACGCAGAGGCGGCTTTGGGCTGGATCGCGGCGAACAACGTGGCGCGTCCGGTTGGATCGCTGATCTACACACAAATGCTGAACGATCGCGGCGGGATCGAATGTGACCTGACAGTGGTGCGCATGGCGCAGGATGAATATTACATCGTCACCGGCACCGGTTATGCCACCCATGACTTTGACTGGATTTCGCGCAACATTCCTGCGGGCATGAACGCGCAGCTGTTCGATATCACCTCATCCAATGCTGTTCTGTCTCTGATGGGGCCAAGGGCGCGGGATATCCTTGCGGCGGTCACCCGCGATGATGTCAGCAACGATGCGTTCCGCTTTGGCACGGCCAAGACAATCGGCATAGCGGGATGTCCGGTGAATGCCCTGCGTGTGACATATGTCGGTGAGCTGGGGTGGGAGCTGCATCTGCCTGTTGAATATGCCACCACGGTTTATGAGGCATTGCATAAGGCGGGCGCGGAACACGGCCTTGTCGATGCAGGCTACCGCGCGATTGAAACCCTGCGGTTGGAAAAAGGCTACCGCGCATGGCCGTCCGACATTGGTCCTGATCACACACCGGACGAGGCCGGTCTGGGTTGGGCGGTAAAGATGAAACAGAATATCGATTTCAAAGGCCGCGCGGCGATTGAGGCGCAGCGGGCCGGACAGTTGCGCAAGATCCTCACGACCTTCACCACCGATCCCGATGTGATCCTGTCTGGCCGCGAGACGATCTATCGCGACGGCGTGCGGGTCGGCTATCTCAGCTCAGGCGGCTTTGGGCATCACGTGAACAAATCCATTGGCATGGGCTACGTGCGCATGGATGGCGGTTTGACGGCCGAAGATGTGATGGCCGGAGACTATGAGCTGGAGGTGGCCACAGAACGTGTCAAAGCCGAAGTCAGCCTAGCGCCGCTTTATGATCCCAGAATGGAGCGTGTCAAAGCATGA
- a CDS encoding LacI family DNA-binding transcriptional regulator — MTRKRARIGDVIRLTGLSRATIDRVLNARPGVKSSTKSKVEAALKELGYAPDVLTSRVAAQPAGVEVFVPVGPNPFFKVLRDGLEAAIDLFKYTNLTIRFREFDPYDPDTLSGQLRRVKSDIAAVIAVGVEAPEVEAALEALQRRGIKVLTFVSDTPRAKRTAYIGQDNLAAGRTAGRLMLGALGDRTGTLAVMLSNFQFRHFLDRQAGFGQICAALRPGQAVTTTPPFGQDPTRSATIMEDLAQAHPDLAGIYIAGGSQPGGLAAFAQSFDPAPVIIGHEVTPFSREALHSGLFRFVISHDTVDMGRKAIRAVLADELPAFIPSPINIHVAENLP, encoded by the coding sequence GTGACCAGAAAACGCGCTCGCATCGGGGACGTTATCAGGCTGACGGGATTGTCCCGTGCAACCATCGACCGGGTTCTCAATGCAAGGCCCGGTGTCAAATCCAGCACCAAATCCAAGGTCGAGGCCGCGCTTAAGGAATTGGGGTATGCCCCGGATGTCCTGACCTCGCGCGTGGCCGCGCAGCCTGCGGGGGTCGAGGTTTTTGTGCCCGTCGGGCCTAACCCGTTTTTCAAGGTGCTGCGCGATGGTCTTGAGGCCGCGATTGACCTGTTCAAATACACCAATCTGACCATCCGTTTCCGCGAATTTGATCCCTATGATCCCGATACCCTGTCGGGCCAGTTGCGCCGGGTGAAATCGGATATTGCCGCCGTAATTGCCGTGGGCGTCGAAGCGCCCGAGGTTGAAGCCGCCCTTGAGGCGCTGCAAAGGCGCGGCATCAAAGTGCTGACCTTTGTATCTGATACGCCCCGCGCCAAACGCACCGCTTATATCGGTCAAGACAACCTTGCGGCGGGACGCACCGCAGGGCGGCTGATGCTGGGCGCGCTTGGCGACAGGACAGGCACTCTTGCGGTCATGCTCAGCAACTTCCAGTTTCGGCACTTTCTGGACCGGCAGGCGGGGTTTGGGCAGATCTGCGCTGCGTTGCGCCCGGGCCAAGCCGTGACGACCACGCCGCCTTTTGGCCAAGACCCCACGCGGTCGGCGACCATTATGGAAGATCTCGCTCAGGCCCACCCCGATCTGGCCGGTATCTATATCGCCGGTGGCAGCCAGCCCGGTGGCCTGGCCGCATTTGCGCAATCGTTTGACCCCGCGCCGGTGATCATCGGGCATGAGGTGACACCCTTCAGCCGCGAAGCCCTGCACAGCGGGCTTTTCCGGTTTGTGATCTCTCATGACACCGTTGATATGGGTCGCAAGGCAATTCGCGCGGTTTTGGCCGATGAGCTTCCCGCATTCATCCCCAGCCCGATCAACATTCACGTGGCAGAGAACCTGCCGTGA